TCTTCTCTAACCCGTCCCAGAAGGCCACCGAGGACTACATCTCCGGCCGCTTCGGCTGAGTCGTCACTGAGCCAGCGATTTCGGCGCCCCCTGGGAAATAGCACCTACTGTGGTGACTATGACCAAGGCAGTGCAGTTCGATCAGTACGGCGATATCGACGTCCTGCAGGTGCGCGATGTACCGCGACCGTCCCCCGGGGTCGACGAGGTGCTCGTGCAGGTGCGTGCCGCGGGGATCAACCCCGGTGAGGCGATGATTCGCAAGGGAGCCCTGCACGACAGATTCCCGGCGACCTTCCCGTCCGGTCAGGGCAGCGACCTGTCGGGTGTCGTGGTGGAGACCGGCCACGGGGTGGCGCGATTCGCGGCGGGGGACGAGGTGTTCGGCTACACCGATGACCGCGCCAGCCACGCCGAGTTCGTCGTTGTCCCGGCCAGTCAGCTGGTCACCAAACCCGAGAATCTCTCATGGGAGGTGGCCGGCAGCCTGTTCGTCGCCGGTACTACCGCCTACGCCGCGGTCGGCTCCGTCGAGCTGACCGCGGGCGACGTTGTCGTGGTGGCCGGCGCCGCAGGAGGAGTGGGTACCCTCGCGGTGCAGCTCGCCAAGGCGGCCGGCGCCACCGTGATCGGTATCGCGGGGCCGGGCAACGACGAGTGGCTCACCGCGCACGGTGTCATCCCGGTCAACTACGGCGACGGATTGGCCGACCGAATCAGGGCGGCGGCCCCGCAGGGGCGGGTCGATGCCTTCCTCGACTTCTTCGGTGGTGGGTACGTGGAGTTGGCGGTCAACGAGCTCGGGGTGGATCCGCGGCGCGTCGACACCATCATCGACTTCGCGGCGGTGGAACGCTTCGGCGTACAAAGCGTCGGCAACGCCGAGGGGTCATCGCCGCAGGTACTCTCCGAGTTGGCAGCGTTGATCGTCGAGGGAAAGCTGGAAGTACTTGTTGCGCAAACCTTTCCGTTGGATGAGGTGCGCAGCGCGTACGAGCTGTTGGAGCGTCGGCACACCCGCGGAAAGATCGTCCTGGTGCCGTGACGCGCTAGATGGCGGTCAGGTGGTCCTGGCCGTCGGGCGGCAGGCTTCCGGTCACCTGGAAGATGACCCGCCGGGCGACCTCCACTGCGTGGTCGGCGAAGCGCTCGTAGAAGCGGCCCAGCAGCGTCACGTCGACAGCGGCTGCCACCCCGTGCCTCCACTCGCGGTCCATCAACACGGTGAACAGGTGCCGGTGCAGATCGTCCATCGCATCGTCTTCTTCGTTGATGCGGGCAGCCTTCTCCGGGTCGCGAGTCAACAGCACCTCTTGCGCGCTATTGCCCAAATCGACTGCTACGCGGCCCATCTCGGCGAAGTAGCCGTTGACCTCTTCGGGTAGGGCGTGCTGTGGGTGGCGGCGACGGGCGATCTTGGCGACGTGCAGGGCCAGGGCGCCCATCCGGTCCACGTCCGCCACGATCTGGATGCTGCTGACAACCTCGCGTAGATCGCCGGCAACCGGGGCCTGCAGGGCCAAGATGGCGAAGGCGTTCTCCTCGGCCGCCGCACTCATCGCGGTGATCTGTTCGTGATCGGAGATGACCTGCTCGGCAAGGACGAGATCTGCCTGCAGCAATGCGCGGGTGGCCCGCTCCATGGCGGCTCCGGCCAACCCACACATCTCCCCCAGCTGTGCCGATAGCGAGGACAGCTGCTCCTGAAACGCGGTACGCATGGATCAAGCCTACGGACCCGTCACCGTCGAGTCATGGCCCTGGCGTGAACGGCGAGTGAATGCCACTACAGGTTCCGTGGACGAAACTGCGAGCAGCGTCTAAATAGACGGACTATCCGCAGCTAGCGTCGCCGGCGTTGACGACCGTCAGGTCCATCGGCAGCTCGGCGGGAGCCATCGCGCCCGAGGACAGCTGCAGTGGCACGGTCGAACCCGCGGCGGGGGGAGCGGTGGTGGAGGCGTAGTCGCTGCCGAGGACCACGCGCACGGTGGTTTGCGCCCCGTTGATCCGCTGCAGTTTGGCGCCGCCGAATGAGGCGGCAACGGTCGCGGCTTGCTGCTCGTGTCCCGGGGAGAAGAAGACCGTGGTGCTGGGCAGCGCGGACGGGTAGTCGTCGGTGGTGGTGATGCCGAATCCGTACTGGGACAGCTGACTGGCAGCCGATGCCGCCAGGCCCGTTTGGCCGGTGCTGTTGGACACGTGCACGTTGATCTCGCTGGGCTCGGTGGTTACCAGGTCAACCTGCTCGCTCGGTGTGGCGACAGGAGTCGGTGTGGCCGTGGATGTTTCGCCGAGTTCGGTGGCGGCGCCGTGCTCGCTGGACGCAAGCGTGGTGTCCTGAGTGGTGGTGCCGGGCATCGGTACGCGGGTGCCGTCCGGCTGCAGCTCACCGGGCAGGGGATCGTCATTGATGATGGCATCGAAGATCTTTCGGATGTCCGTGGTGCGCGGCGTCTCGTTGCCTTCGGAGTCGGTGCCGTCGGTGGGAACCGTCAGGAAGGTGATACGGCCGGCCTTCACGTCCTGAAGCGATTGGCCAAGATCCACAAGGTCTTTCGTGCGGATGTTGTCGACGTAGGAGTCGTCGATGAAGGTGTTCACCACGTTGTTGAGCTTGCTCAACGAGAAGAAGGTGTTGTGTGAGATCATCGAGCGCAACAAAGAGGACAGGAACAGCTGCTGCCGCTTGATGCGGCCGTAGTCCCCGTTGTACTCGGTGGTGACCTGGCGGGCGCGCACGTACTGCAGGGCGGTATGGCCGTCAATCGTTTGGCGCCCAGCGTTCTCCAGCACGGTGCCCAGTTCGTAGTCCTCGATCGGCGTGGGTGTGCACACCTCGACCCCACCGAGTGCGTCGACCATCTTGGAGAATCCGGCGAAGTCGACGCCGAGGAAGCGGTTGATGTTCAACCCCGACATCTTCTGGATGACCTTGACCAGGCACTTGGGTCCGCCGAAGGCGAAGGCCGAGTTGAGTTTGGTTTCGGTGTAGGCCTTGTCGGGTCCATAGGACCGGGTGTCCTCGTTCCAGACCTCGCAGAGCGTCGGCTGAATCGCGAGGTCGCGCGGGAAGGACACGACCGCGACCCGCTTGCGGTTGGCCGGAATGTTGACCAGCATCATCGTGTCCGAGCGGGTGCCCTCCGCATCGGAGGTGTCGCCGGCGCCCATCGCGCTGTTGGCACCCGCCCGGGTGTCGACACCGATGATGAGGAAGTTCTCATCTCCGTACTGTGCGTTGGGATCTCGGATGTCACGGGAGTTGGGATCGAGTGCCTCGACGCGATTGAGACGGTTGTTCTTGACGTTGCTCCACTGCCACGCACCGCCGGTCAGCGCCAGGGAGCACACCGCGATGACGGCGGCGATGGAGCGACCGACGTAGATGGGTCGGCGTGAGCGCTTGGGTTCCGGTCCGGCGACAACGGCGTCCGGATTGCCGACGCGCACCGGGATAGCGCGGGTGTCGATGTCGTCGTCCAGGTTCGATGCCCGGACGCGCCGTGCGGCGGCCTTGTCGTACAGCGGGGCGTCGTCGGGGTAGTCCACGAAGTCCGCGGACTCGTCGGCCGATTCGTCGGAGCGGTGATCGAGAGCGGGTGCGCTTTCCCGCACCTGCGGAAGGACGTCGGTGTGGCTTTCGTCGACGAACGACGCTGGAGCAGGCTCCTCGGCGTAGTCCTCAGGTTCTTGAGGGCGGGCATGCCGGCGCGAGCGCCGACCGCCGCTGGCGCCCTCACGGGCCAGCAGATCGGCGACGGACAGTGAGTGCGAGCCCGTCTCGTGGGCGGACGGCGCAGCCGCCACGGGTGGTTTCGGAGCCCGGGCCGGGGCCGATCCGTTGGGAGCGGGCTTGGCCGGTCGCGCGGGCGGCCTCGGCGTGGGCCGGGCGGGCGGCACCTCGGATACCGCGCGCTGCATCTCGCGCTGGGACTGCTCGGTCTCCAGTCGCCGGGTCCACTCGTCGTCGGTGGGATCGGGCAGCGAGTGATTCAGAGCCGGCGGTGGTGTCCACGGTGTGTTGGATGGTTCCGGCGCCACGTCGATGTCAGGATGACTGCCAACCGGTTCGGTGGCGCGCTCCCAAGGGGCCGAGCCATACGCGCGCGGTTGGGCAGGAGTGGCGTCAGGGCCATCACCCATGTTCAACCTCGCTTAAAACGTCTGGACAGTTGCAAGTACACGGCACACCGGCAGCACATAGCGCCGTGCCCGGGGCACGGTCGTCGTCACATGCTACTGAGCATTGCCGCAGATCACCATGCCCAGTGACCTAGATGTGACCCCACGTCATCCACCAGAGTGCATGACGTCGGCGGCTGAGGGAACCGTGCAATCGTCGGGGTCGTTGAGCCAGCCTTCCGGCAGCGACACCTTCGCGGGTGACCCCTGGCGCCCTCGCGGTCCGTTTCCACCCTCGGGGAAGGGTGCCGTCGGATCCAGCTCATTGAGCAGGGTGTCCAGCTCGGCGCGGGTGCTGACGAGTGCGAGTGCGCGCCGGAGGTCTCCGCCGGCGGGGAAGCCATGCAGATACCAGGCGATGTGCTTGCGCATGTCGCGCAACGCCTTGTCCTCGCCAAAATGATCGACGAGCAACTCCGCGTGCCGTCGCATGATGTCCGTTACCCGTCCGAGATGTGGCGGTGTGGGAATCGTCTGACCGTTGAAAACAGCACTCAGTTCAGCGAAGAGCCATGGGCGGCCCAGGCATCCGCGGCCGATCACGACGCCGTCGCAGCCGGTCTGTTCCATCATCGCGACAGCGTCGGTGGCATCGAAGATGTCGCCGTTACCGAGGACGGGAATGGTCTTCACGTGGTTCTTGAGCGCGGCGATCTGGCTCCAGTCGGCGCTGCCCGAGTAGCGCTGGGAGGCGGTGCGGGCGTGCAGCGCGACCGCCGCGGCACCTTCCGCCTCGGCGATCGATCCGGCATCGAGGTGGGTGTGGTGATCGTCGTCGATACCGACCCGGAACTTGACCGTCACCGGTATGTCGGTGCCCTCGGTGGCACGCACGGCCGCCGAGACGATCTGCCCGAACAGTCGCCGCTTGTAGGGAAGGGCGGCGCCGCCACCGTTTCGGGTGACCTTGGGTACCGGGCAACCGAAGTTCATGTCGATGTGGTCGGCCAGGTTCTCGTCGACCACCAACTTGGCGGCCCGGTAGGTCGTCTCCGGATCGACCGAATACAGCTGCAAGGACCGCGGCGACTCTTCGGGGGAGAAGGTCGTCATGTGCAGCGTCGTGGGATGGCGTTCGGCGAGCGCCCGCGCGGTCACCATCTCGCAGACGTACAGCCCGCTGACGGTTCCTGTGGTGGCAAGCTCCAACTCCCGGCATAGCGTCCGGAAGGCCACGTTGGTGACGCCCGCCATCGGCGCCAGCACCACTGGGCTCGGCAATGCCAGAGACCCGATCCTCAGCTCGGACCGGGTCTCTGGGTTAAGCGTTGTGGTCACCGTCAGACGCTGACCGTTTCCTTGGCGGCCTTGGCCGCGTTGCGCTCTGCGCGCTTGGCTTGGCGTTCCAGGTATTTGGCCTTGACTTCCTCGAAGTCGGAGGCGGTCTTCTTCAGGTCGCCGATGATGCGCTCGACGCCCTCGCGGTACTCTTCGCCCTCGCCGTTGATGTCGTCGCGATCGAAGATGCGCCACTTGCGCAGCACCGGCAGTACCACCTCATCGAGATGCGACTGCGGGTCGTACACCCCGCCGGTGGCGATGGTGACCGCGTTGCGGCGGAACCCGGGAATCGTGTAACCGGGCATCTTGAAGTTGTCGAGCACTCGGAAGATCGACTTCATGGCCTGGTTGGGGGCGATCTTGAGACCGGCCTCGACCATGTTGCGGTAGAAGATCATGTGCAGGTTCTCGTCGGTCGAGATGCGCTTGAGCAGCTCGTCGGCGATGGGCTCATCGCACGCCTTACCGGTGTTGCGGTGCGACACACGAGTCGCCAACTCCTGGAACGTCACGTAGACGACGGAGTCGAACAGCTTCTCGGCGAAGAGCTCGTCGCCGCCTTGGCGGTTCTGGCCCGGAGAGAAGCCACGGGTCATCTGCTCCACGCGCAACTTCTCCAACTCGACCGGATCCACCGAACGGGTCACCACCAGATAGTCACGAATAGCGATCCCGTGCCGGTTCTCCTCAGCGGTCCACCGATTCACCCACGTGCCCCACGGCCCGTCCATCGTGAAATTCATCGCGATCTCACGGTGATACGACGGCAGATTGTCCTCGGTCAACAAATTGGTGATCATCGCCACCTTGGCGACCTCGGAAAGCTTGGACTGCTCCGGATCCCAATCCTGACCACCCAAAGCCTTGTAGTTCTTACCCTCCGACCACGGCACATAATCGTGCGGATTCCAGTCCTTGGTCACCCCCAGGTGGCGATGGACATTCTCCTCGACAACAGGCTCAAGCTCATGCAAAAGCTCAAGGTCGGTGAATTCCTTCTGCGGCATCAAGCGATCCTAGGGTTCGACAGAGTTATCTGTATCTGGAAGTTGCAGTCAATATATCTGTAAACGGCGGTTGCACACAAGTGGACGGATCACGATGCTCATATACCCGTCCGCGTGCCTGCTGACGTGCGGACCAACGCATTTCTCGCTCAAGCTGCGAGGCTGCTGTACCCGCAGTATGCTTGCTGGCAACCTAAGGTGGAGGTGTATCCAGTGAAGTCGGTAGTCAACGCGACCATTGTCGCGGTTGCGGGCGCGGGTTTCTCTTTGGCGATGGCCGGCCTGGCTCATGCAGACGGTCCCACCGATACCACCGGGCAGTTCTACAGCGATGCTTCCTCGACCCTCAAGGGCGAGGGCTACTCGGTGGTCGTGGCGGGACGCTCGGGCGATCAGGTCTCGCTGGACAACTGCCTTGTCTCACACCAGGAAGCGTTCACCGTCAAGAAGGGCCAGGATGACCGCGGCAAGATGGTCCATGTGACCCTGCGTTGCTACAAGTCGGAGGTCGCGGCGGCTAAGAAGGCTGCCGAGGAGAAGGCGAAGTCTGCGTCGACGTAACCGTCGACGCAGCCGGCGTAGCGCCCTGCAGCAGTATTTGTACGCAGTAATCCACGAACCGCTGTCGGTCCACGTTTAGCTCCTCGTTCAGGTATGCCCTGAAAAGGC
The nucleotide sequence above comes from Mycobacteroides saopaulense. Encoded proteins:
- a CDS encoding acyl-ACP desaturase, giving the protein MPQKEFTDLELLHELEPVVEENVHRHLGVTKDWNPHDYVPWSEGKNYKALGGQDWDPEQSKLSEVAKVAMITNLLTEDNLPSYHREIAMNFTMDGPWGTWVNRWTAEENRHGIAIRDYLVVTRSVDPVELEKLRVEQMTRGFSPGQNRQGGDELFAEKLFDSVVYVTFQELATRVSHRNTGKACDEPIADELLKRISTDENLHMIFYRNMVEAGLKIAPNQAMKSIFRVLDNFKMPGYTIPGFRRNAVTIATGGVYDPQSHLDEVVLPVLRKWRIFDRDDINGEGEEYREGVERIIGDLKKTASDFEEVKAKYLERQAKRAERNAAKAAKETVSV
- the dusB gene encoding tRNA dihydrouridine synthase DusB — translated: MRIGSLALPSPVVLAPMAGVTNVAFRTLCRELELATTGTVSGLYVCEMVTARALAERHPTTLHMTTFSPEESPRSLQLYSVDPETTYRAAKLVVDENLADHIDMNFGCPVPKVTRNGGGAALPYKRRLFGQIVSAAVRATEGTDIPVTVKFRVGIDDDHHTHLDAGSIAEAEGAAAVALHARTASQRYSGSADWSQIAALKNHVKTIPVLGNGDIFDATDAVAMMEQTGCDGVVIGRGCLGRPWLFAELSAVFNGQTIPTPPHLGRVTDIMRRHAELLVDHFGEDKALRDMRKHIAWYLHGFPAGGDLRRALALVSTRAELDTLLNELDPTAPFPEGGNGPRGRQGSPAKVSLPEGWLNDPDDCTVPSAADVMHSGG
- a CDS encoding LCP family protein produces the protein MGDGPDATPAQPRAYGSAPWERATEPVGSHPDIDVAPEPSNTPWTPPPALNHSLPDPTDDEWTRRLETEQSQREMQRAVSEVPPARPTPRPPARPAKPAPNGSAPARAPKPPVAAAPSAHETGSHSLSVADLLAREGASGGRRSRRHARPQEPEDYAEEPAPASFVDESHTDVLPQVRESAPALDHRSDESADESADFVDYPDDAPLYDKAAARRVRASNLDDDIDTRAIPVRVGNPDAVVAGPEPKRSRRPIYVGRSIAAVIAVCSLALTGGAWQWSNVKNNRLNRVEALDPNSRDIRDPNAQYGDENFLIIGVDTRAGANSAMGAGDTSDAEGTRSDTMMLVNIPANRKRVAVVSFPRDLAIQPTLCEVWNEDTRSYGPDKAYTETKLNSAFAFGGPKCLVKVIQKMSGLNINRFLGVDFAGFSKMVDALGGVEVCTPTPIEDYELGTVLENAGRQTIDGHTALQYVRARQVTTEYNGDYGRIKRQQLFLSSLLRSMISHNTFFSLSKLNNVVNTFIDDSYVDNIRTKDLVDLGQSLQDVKAGRITFLTVPTDGTDSEGNETPRTTDIRKIFDAIINDDPLPGELQPDGTRVPMPGTTTQDTTLASSEHGAATELGETSTATPTPVATPSEQVDLVTTEPSEINVHVSNSTGQTGLAASAASQLSQYGFGITTTDDYPSALPSTTVFFSPGHEQQAATVAASFGGAKLQRINGAQTTVRVVLGSDYASTTAPPAAGSTVPLQLSSGAMAPAELPMDLTVVNAGDASCG
- a CDS encoding NADP-dependent oxidoreductase yields the protein MTKAVQFDQYGDIDVLQVRDVPRPSPGVDEVLVQVRAAGINPGEAMIRKGALHDRFPATFPSGQGSDLSGVVVETGHGVARFAAGDEVFGYTDDRASHAEFVVVPASQLVTKPENLSWEVAGSLFVAGTTAYAAVGSVELTAGDVVVVAGAAGGVGTLAVQLAKAAGATVIGIAGPGNDEWLTAHGVIPVNYGDGLADRIRAAAPQGRVDAFLDFFGGGYVELAVNELGVDPRRVDTIIDFAAVERFGVQSVGNAEGSSPQVLSELAALIVEGKLEVLVAQTFPLDEVRSAYELLERRHTRGKIVLVP
- the phoU gene encoding phosphate signaling complex protein PhoU, whose amino-acid sequence is MRTAFQEQLSSLSAQLGEMCGLAGAAMERATRALLQADLVLAEQVISDHEQITAMSAAAEENAFAILALQAPVAGDLREVVSSIQIVADVDRMGALALHVAKIARRRHPQHALPEEVNGYFAEMGRVAVDLGNSAQEVLLTRDPEKAARINEEDDAMDDLHRHLFTVLMDREWRHGVAAAVDVTLLGRFYERFADHAVEVARRVIFQVTGSLPPDGQDHLTAI